Proteins encoded within one genomic window of Arachis ipaensis cultivar K30076 chromosome B08, Araip1.1, whole genome shotgun sequence:
- the LOC107614555 gene encoding molybdate transporter 1-like, with the protein MALPIPPNPISTIDPEAPQIANATPISNTNNPSSSGPAFIAMQKVKTNLVLRSKWAELNGAMGDLGTYIPIVLALTLSRNLNLGTTLIFTGIYNIVTGAIYGVPMPVQPMKSIAAVALADPTFSVPEIMASGILTGAVLLVLGLTGLMQLAYTLIPLSVVRGIQLAQGLSFALTAVKYVRKVQDLPKSKSLEERNWLGFDGLVLAIACVCFIVVVNGAGDKDRSCGGGVGGGDVESERNSNSNFDSNASVIVVVGDDSDEGRTSRIGRRVKNVVFSLPSAFIVFVLGVILAFVRRPQVVREIKLGPSSIEVVKFTKHAWKEGFVKGTIPQLPLSILNSVIAVCKLTSDLFPGKDFSATSLSVTVGLMNLAGGWFGAMPCCHGAGGLAGQYKFGGRSGGCVAILGAAKLVLGFVLGSSLAHIFNQFPVGILGVLLLFAGIELAMASRDMKNKQDSFVMLICTAVSLVGSSAALGFLSGMLVFLILRLRDWTKGKPLSSFWLRGSPRL; encoded by the exons atggcaTTACCAATCCCTCCTAATCCAATCTCAACTATAGACCCTGAAGCACCCCAGATCGCAAATGCAACCCCAATCTCAAacacaaacaacccttcatcttcAGGGCCAGCTTTCATCGCCATGCAAAAAGTCAAAACTAACCTTGTCCTACGTTCTAAATGGGCGGAGCTTAACGGCGCCATGGGCGACCTTGGCACCTACATCCCCATCGTCCTCGCCCTCACCTTGTCTCGAAACCTTAACCTCGGCACCACCCTCATCTTCACCGGAATCTACAACATCGTCACCGGTGCAATCTACGGTGTCCCTATGCCCGTCCAGCCCATGAAGTCCATTGCCGCCGTTGCCCTCGCCGATCCCACCTTCTCCGTCCCGGAGATCatggcctccgggatcctaaCCGGAGCCGTGTTGCTTGTACTAGGCCTGACCGGCCTTATGCAACTGGCATACACCCTCATTCCGCTCAGCGTCGTGAGGGGTATCCAGCTGGCACAAGGACTTTCCTTCGCTTTGACAGCTGTCAAATACGTGAGGAAGGTCCAAGATTTGCCAAAATCGAAATCTTTAGAGGAAAGAAACTGGCTTGGTTTTGATGGATTAGTTTTGGCCATTGCTTGTGTttgtttcattgttgttgtcaacGGCGCCGGTGACAAAGATCGTAGTTGCGGTGGTGGCGTTGGTGGTGGTGATGTTGAAAGTGAACGTAATAGTAATAGTAATTTTGATAGCAATGCTAGCGTAATTGTTGTTGTTGGTGATGATAGTGACGAAGGAAGAACGAGTAGAATTGGGAGAAGAGTGAAGAACGTTGTGTTTTCTTTGCCTTCTGCGTTTATTGTGTTTGTTTTGGGTGTGATTTTAGCCTTTGTGAGAAGACCCCAAGTTGTTCGCGAGATTAAGTTAGGACCTTCTTCAATTGAAGTTGTCAAGTTTACTAAGCATGCTTGGAAGGAAGGTTTCGTAAAAG GTACGATTCCTCAGCTTCCCTTGTCAATTCTAAACTCAGTGATCGCGGTTTGCAAGCTGACTTCGGACTTGTTCCCGGGAAAAGACTTCTCGGCGACGTCGCTGTCGGTGACGGTGGGGCTCATGAACCTAGCCGGAGGGTGGTTTGGTGCCATGCCATGTTGCCACGGTGCTGGTGGCTTAGCAGGGCAATACAAATTTGGAGGGAGGAGTGGAGGGTGTGTGGCAATTCTTGGAGCAGCAAAATTGGTTTTGGGTTTTGTTTTGGGAAGTTCATTGGCCCATATATTCAATCAATTCCCAGTGGGAATCTTGGGAGTTTTGCTTTTATTTGCAGGGATTGAACTTGCAATGGCTTCAAGGGATATGAAGAACAAACAAGATTCCTTTGTGATGCTTATTTGCACAGCTGTTTCACTTGTTGGATCAAGTGCTGCTCTTGGATTCCTTTCTGGAATGCTTGTTTTTCTTATTCTTAGGCTTAGAGATTGGACAAAGGGTAAACCACTTTCTAGTTTTTGGTTGCGCGGAAGCCCTCGCCTTTGA
- the LOC107614533 gene encoding uncharacterized protein LOC107614533 isoform X2, whose protein sequence is MGNSKKDEAKIEKIIRGLLKLPENRRCINCNLLGPQYVCTTFCTFVCTNCSGIHNMQRLREFIKNVYVERKFTGEHHVDLPRIREEGKEEPYQSKKINLFRIEPKSPSYEARVQRSSSARSPDIRSDDNNNVRFYVDERRSPRYAQNLARHGSFARKPIQIEVVDNRFRDGESRNSKVTDLDTKLKQLQPARQKTVDESQLPVVRPLGEVSGENGPSLKASNAASVPEMQSISQPIEENWAIFEDFPVANAAENKISNTNIFTSSVTMTTPQATHTNSLDFLLSELSGPLVATTGDMSTVSTFNNDLTIVPVENSSTHGDLQHLPPFPISEATASPTSSDAWSIIPIQANEMEQPSNALPSNDEINHREESNKVLDWQTSPSMQFSPAVSVGSSSTAQPTSTPITPIAPNDMQSDVLNSHDPSSAFTELSPQTNSKPTQETKSGVGLKPSTVENRSTGRMELPEDLFSSSYLSGPPTPLSGWQNDQPQHHGMGYGLQYYPNAPSPSAFPIAARSSSNPFAATEDKPLAHTLSLPNMSCTLPVSPGAGLMHASSYGSSGMVPQSTSFGSPLVHPQSASGFPNSAYFGQVNNMQPPRFERAASTSDDESVFGSLSTMKLSSGEYMTQTTPNPFSKKGRNPFGDI, encoded by the exons CAACATGCAGAGACTCCGCGAGTTCATCAAGAATGTGTATGTGGAAAGAAAATTTACCGGTGAACATCATGTGGATCTTCCGAGGATTAGAGAA GAAGGAAAGGAGGAACCATACCAAAGTAAGAAGATTAATTTATTTCGTATTGAGCCAAAAAGTCCATCTTATGAAGCTAGAGTTCAGAGAAGTTCTAGTGCAAGATCTCCTGATATAAGAAGTGATGACAATAACAATGTTAGATTTTACGTTGATGAAAGAAGAAGCCCAAGATATGCCCAAAATTTGGCAAGGCATGGCAGCTTTGCTAGAAAGCCTATACAAATTGAGGTTGTTGACAACAGGTTCCGAGACGGTGAATCAAGAAACAGCAAGGTTACAGATTTAGACACAAAGCTAAAACAGCTTCAACCAGCCAGGCAGAAGACTGTAGACGAATCTCAATTACCTGTCGTACGCCCTTTGGGAGAAGTATCAGGAGAGAATGGTCCATCTCTTAAA GCCTCTAACGCTGCTTCTGTACCAGAAATGCAGTCTATATCACAACCAATTGAAGAAAACTGGGCTATATTTGAAGATTTTCCAGTCGCTAATGCTGCCGAAAACAAAATCTCAAACACAAATATATTCACATCTTCTGTAACAATGACAACACCTCAAGCAACACATACAAATTCCTTAGATTTCTTACTTTCTGAATTGTCAGGTCCATTGGTTGCAACAACTGGGGACATGTCTACGGTCTCAACTTTTAACAATGATCTAACAATTGTGCCTGTAGAAAATTCGAGCACACATGGGGATTTGCAGCACTTGCCACCTTTTCCAATATCCGAGGCAACTGCTTCACCAACCAGTAGTGATGCTTGGTCTATTATACCGATCCAAGCCAATGAGATGGAACAACCTTCTAATGCTTTGCCTTCAAATGATGAGATAAATCATAGAGAAGAGTCCAACAAAGTCTTAGATTGGCAGACATCACCAAGCATGCAATTCTCTCCTGCAGTATCAGTAGGTAGTAGCTCTACAGCACAACCAACAAGTACACCAATCACACCTATAGCTCCAAATGATATG CAATCAGATGTTCTAAATTCACATGATCCCTCCAGTGCTTTCACTGAACTCTCTCCTCAGACCAACTCAAAACCAACTCAAGAAACCAAATCTGGTGTTGGCTTAAAACCTTCAACAGTAGAAAACAGGTCTACTGGAAGAATGGAACTTCCAGAG GACCTTTTCTCTTCAAGCTACTTATCTGGCCCTCCTACACCACTTTCAGGTTGGCAAAATGATCAACCTCAACACCATGGAATGGGATATGGCTTACAGTATTATCCTAATGCACCG TCCCCCTCAGCATTCCCTATTGCAGCAAGATCCTCATCAAATCCATTTGCAGCAACTGAGGACAAACCTTTAGCCCACACCTTATCA CTTCCCAATATGTCATGTACCCTACCTGTATCTCCCGGAGCAGGACTAATGCATGCTTCAAGTTATGGGTCTTCGGGAATGGTTCCTCAGTCCACAAGTTTTGGATCTCCACTTGTTCATCCACAATCTGCATCTGGATTTCCCAATA GtgcatactttggccaagttaaTAACATGCAACCTCCTAG ATTTGAAAGAGCTGCTAGTACAAGTGATGATGAAAGTGTTTTTGGATCCCTAAGCACCATGAAGCTTTCAAGTGGTGAGTATATGACACAAACCACTCCAAATCCTTTTTCGAAGAAGGGAAGAAATCCATTTGGAGATATATAA